The following proteins are encoded in a genomic region of Ruficoccus amylovorans:
- a CDS encoding integrase core domain-containing protein — translation MAWHRRLIAAKYTAKRHAQTERQKEMAIIRELCVKLAEENPDWGYGRIQGTLENLGHTVSDTTVGNILRAAGILPAPERAKQSNWKTFVRSHMDVMAVADFLNVEVWTLRGLVRFHVFFVMSLAKRQVHIAHIGCQTDGCVMEQVARNLTDAEDGILNGMKYFICDHDPLYTQTFRKTLKSSGIKIIQTRIGTPQQNGYAERFVKSMQTECLDHLIFLGEKSLRKAVENYVEHYHHERNHQGLNNLIPFPYSPAKPDKSSAIRKSERLGGLLNYYFRESQPENKQEVELSA, via the coding sequence ATGGCTTGGCACCGCAGGCTCATTGCCGCCAAATACACGGCGAAGCGGCACGCTCAAACCGAACGCCAAAAGGAAATGGCGATCATTCGAGAACTTTGTGTGAAGCTTGCCGAAGAGAATCCCGACTGGGGTTACGGCAGAATCCAAGGCACACTGGAAAATCTTGGACACACCGTCAGCGATACGACGGTGGGCAACATTCTTCGCGCCGCAGGTATCCTCCCCGCTCCCGAACGCGCAAAGCAATCCAACTGGAAAACTTTCGTGCGTTCCCACATGGACGTGATGGCCGTTGCCGATTTTCTCAACGTCGAGGTTTGGACGTTACGAGGACTGGTCCGCTTTCACGTATTCTTTGTCATGTCGCTGGCCAAACGCCAGGTCCATATCGCGCACATCGGCTGCCAAACCGACGGTTGCGTCATGGAACAGGTTGCCCGAAACTTAACCGATGCTGAGGACGGGATTCTTAATGGCATGAAATACTTCATCTGCGACCACGACCCGCTCTATACCCAGACATTTCGCAAGACGCTCAAAAGCTCCGGAATTAAGATCATCCAGACCCGAATTGGCACACCCCAGCAAAACGGCTACGCCGAGCGCTTCGTCAAATCCATGCAAACCGAATGCCTCGATCACCTCATTTTTCTCGGTGAAAAATCCCTGCGAAAAGCCGTCGAAAACTACGTTGAGCACTATCACCACGAACGCAACCATCAGGGTTTGAACAATTTGATCCCTTTTCCATACTCGCCCGCCAAGCCCGATAAATCCTCAGCTATTCGTAAAAGTGAACGGCTAGGAGGCTTGCTGAACTATTATTTTCGCGAGTCCCAACCCGAAAACAAACAGGAGGTCGAACTCTCAGCGTAA